The segment ACTGCTGCAGGTCATCGGCGTCGAGTCTGTCAGCCGCGACGCCGTCCGATTCTTCAGCGAAGCCGTCACCATCACGGCCTTTGCGATCCTGGGCAGCACTCCGGTGGACCGTGTCATTGCACACGGCAGGCACGGACTCCCTGCACCGCAGTGCCCGACCCGGTATTTCTCCGACGAACAAGATGCCCTGGGGTGGCTCCGCGCCCTGCGTGCCAAGCGGATCCCGGAACTTCTGGAGGGCTGAGGGCAGCGCATCAACTAGCTGTTTGGCTTGGAACGCCATCCAATAAGCGGCAAAAGGTCGGTGGCGATGTCCTGAACGCTGCGGTTGTCCGTGGGGACCCGGTGCACCCAGTCCGGGGTCAGGAGCTCAAGCTCCCGTGCAGCGGTATTCCCGCGGTCAAGATGTTCCTGCACGTCGCTGCCCTGGATGCGCCCGCGCAGGTAGGTCGAGGCGGTCTCATCGGTGGCGGTCAGCAGAACAGCAATGATTCGTGGTTCATCTCCCATGGCCGCGGCCAGCTCGTGTGTGAACCGGACGCTGACCGTGTTCGTGTAGATCATCCGCCGGTAGCCAAGATCCCGGTAATTTGCCCAGACAGCTGCCAGATTACGCTCGGCAAGATGGTGTTCCCACGGATGGGGGAAGGCCAGATCGAGGGTGTCCCCTTCGATAACGCAGTGTTTGACGTTCAGGGCGGTGAGTTGGGCATGGAGTTCAAACGCCACGGAACTCTTACCGGCACCCGATCGGCCACCGATGAAAAGAACCTCACTCTCCATGCTCACCCCTTGAGTATTGTCCAAAAGCACGCGGAGGTCAGACCGTTTCGTTCTGCCCTGAATCAACGAGGGTCACCCCAGCGACCGACCGGTTCTCCCGTGGCACCTCTTGGGGAACGACGCGAATGTTACCCGGCCGGATCCGCATCAGGTTTCTCATGCCACCTATGTGCGCGGCAGTCCCTGTCCCGCTCCCCTACAAGGTGGGCTGGCACTTTCCTTGACCGAGGAGGGAGAGCCCCGTGAGGTCCCCCGCCCCGAACGTCACCACTCCTGGAGTCTCGGAGGGATTCATGATCTGGCTTGGGTCATTGACATGGTCCAGGCCCACCACGTGACCGAGCTCGTGCTCGATCACGGCCCGGACCTGTTCCGTTCCGAGTTCTTCGGACATTCGTTGAAGTGCAGGGCCGTTCAGTTCCAGCTGCCCGCTGACGTAGGTGAAGCCGGTATTGCCGAAGCTGACTGCTTCACTGCCACCCAGGCCCATGACGGTGTTTCCTTGTGCAGGATTCGTGAATTTCGGTTGTTCGGCGTGGGTTTCCCAGGCGATGAGTACAGGAGCCCAGCGGTCCCCGTATCGTTCCTTCTGGTAGGACCGGTGGTCCGCGGATGGCGCCTCGGCCGTTTCGCCGTCGTTGACGAAGGTCAGGCCCGTTGCCTGGGAGATGGAAGTGATGGCTTCCTGGATGAGCTCGGCTCCGGCGGCCGGCGCGTTGTCGGGGCGGGTGACATAGTGGATGGCCCGGCACGGGTCGTAGGTGACGGGTTTGCCGTCGTCGCGCGAATGCAGGAACGCGTACGACTTGCTGGTCACTGTCAACGGTGCGTGTTGCCCGAGCGGGCCAGGGTTCTCCCCGATACCCGCCGGTGGATGATCCTTTGCCTGGAGGGCCGTGGCGCCCGGCGGGAGGTCACCCGCGGCAGCGCCGCCCGATGCCTGGGGGCGGATCACCCCCGGATTGGCAATGCCGGGCAGGCCACCAAGTCCGTTCAGTCCGGGTACGAAGGGGGACAGAAAATAGAACCCAGCCAAGAGGCCAGCCGTACCGATCAGGACAGAAATGGTTCTGGCAACCCGCCGCTTGGGTCGCGGGGCAGGAGCAGACGGCGCTTCACGCCAGGCACCCGGTGAGGGGGCACGGTCCCCCAACATTTCTTCAAGCTTCCAGAGCGGAATACGCTCCGGCACTTTCCGTGGGTCAGGTGTTGAACCGCCGGTGACCTGCCCGTAGTTGTCTTCGCCGTCCCTCGAATCCCCCATCGTCAGAGTGTATCTCTCAGGTAAGTGGGGACCTCATGTACATCCGGGCCTTGCCGCGTGTTAGTGGGCCCCCTCCGTGCGTGCCAGGAACCGGCCCGTCCGGCGAAAGTCGCTGACGAGAAACCCCATCCCGACAAGTAGTACAGCCACGCTAATTGCCAAAAGCCACGCGCCCGTAAGGTCATTGCGCAGTGCAAAGTGCACCCACTGGGGAATGAAGATGAGCGGATACAACGGCCCCAAGAGCCGATCACACCACGATCATCAGCCCGCTTAGCAGTTAAGACAAGAAGACCCCGCACCTGTTATGTGCGGGGCCTTCCGTCGTGAAACTACGCGAGTTGTGAAACTACGCGAGTTGAGAACTACGCGAGTCGAGAACTATGCGAAGTCTGAGACTGCCGGATCCGGTCCGATGCGGCCTTCGGCGCCTCGGTCCAGGCCGTTGATGGCTTCAATGTCGGCCTCATCCAAGGTGACGCCAAGTGCTGCGAAGTTTTCCTGGATCCGGGACTCGGTCACGGACTTGGGGATCACGACGTTGCCGATCGCCAAGTGCCAGGCGATAACCACCTGCGCCGGGGTGGCGCCGTGCTTGGCAGCGATCTCGGCGATAGTGGCGTTCTCAAGGAGCTCGCCGCCCTGGCCCAAAGGCGACCAGGCCTGCGTCAAAATGCCCCGTGCCGTGGCGAACTCCCGGAGTTCCGACTGGTTGAAGAACGGGTGCAGTTCGATCTGGTGGATCGCCGGAACAACGCCGGCCTCGTCGATCAGGCGCTGCAGACCTTCCTTGCTGAAGTTGGAGACGCCGATGGACTTGATGCGTCCGCGCTTCTGGAGCTCAATGAGCGCCTTCCAGGTGTCCACGAACTTGTCCTGCTTGGGCTGCATCCAGTGGATCAGGTACAGGTCAAGGGTTTCCAGGCCGAGGCGGCTCATGGATTCTTCAAAAGCCGCGAGCGTGGACTCGTAGCCCTGGTCCGCATTCCACAACTTGGTAGTGATGAAGATTTCCTCGGGCTTGAGGCCGGAGGATGCGATGGCGCGTCCCACGCCTGCCTCGTTGCCGTAGATCTTGGCGGTATCGATGTGGCGGTAGCCGGCTTCGAAGGCCTGACGCACCACCTTTTCGGCTACATCGTCCTCAACCTGCCACACCCCGTAGCCGAGCTGGGGAATGGAGTTGCCGTCGTTAAAAGTAAGGTTCGGTGACGAAGTCATGGCTTCCATCCTGCCAGCCGCTCACACCGGGTGGCTACGGATTCCTGCTCCTCTAAGCTAGGCGCTTAATAGTTGTTATGTGGGAATAGACGCGTCTGCACCTAAATCGCCGATTGCCTACGAGCCGGCTTTGGCCTTCAGTAGCCGTTCGGCTTCTTCGACATGCTCGTAAACGGCTTCAGCGCGTCGTCGCACCGAAACGGCTCCCACAGGAACGGGCCCGACGGCGAGACGCAGCATCGCGGCCGCCTCCGCCGTCGTGGCAAGAGAGTTCCCCGCTTTGGACAGCGCACGATGGACGTCGGCGAGCGATCCGGGAATGTCCAGCCCGTCACTGGGCGCACGGAGCTGGGCCTCGACGCAGATGGCACGTACCCTGGACGACAAGTCCGCCAGTTCGTTCGCAATAGCCACGAGTTCGACGTAAAGCTGTTCGTCTTCTACGCCTTCAAGCACTTGGTGGTACCGGTCAAGGCCGCGATGGAAGCGATCGTGGGCACGCCTCCACAGTCCTTTGCCAAGTTCAGCATCATCCTTCCGTCCCTGTCGGACGGCCCCAAAGAATCCCAATCCAGCGCTCAGAGGTATTGGCCCGGGTGACGGTCCGGGTCTTCGACGCGAGGCTGCTTGCCGGGTTCCGCTTCCTTGCCGGGAAGGTGGGCACGCTGCGGTTCACCATTTTCGCCGATAACGACGCCGGGGGCGATCATGGTTCCTGGCGGCAGTTGGCGAAGCTGCAGCTGGGCGACAGCGTGCTCCCGGGCCGCCTGCTGGGCAGCAATGGCGGTCTGGATTCCATGGAACAACCCTTCGAGCCAACCGACAAGCTGGGCCTGCGCGATCCGTAGTTCGGCGTCAGAGGGCGTGGCGTGTTCAGGGAATGGGAGGCTGATGCGTTCCAGCTCTTCCACAAGTTCCGGCGCGAGGCCCTCTTCCAGCTCTTTGATGGAGCGTTCGTGGATCGCGGCAAGGCGTCCGCGTGCTGCCTCGTCCAAGGGGGCACTCTTCACTTCTTCGAGGAGCTGGCGGATCATGGTGCCGATCCGCATGACCTTGGCTGGTTCGTCGACGAGGTCCTGCAGGGTGCTGCCCTTCTTGACGCCAGGCTTGCCGTCGGCCTGGGGACCCGCTTCAGACGTGCTCTGTGCCGTGCCAGCGTCCAAGGTTGTGCCCTCCACCGGGATGTCGTCGAAACTCTCACCACTGGGTTGAGTGTCGTCCTGATCGCTCATGCGTTCATACTCTCACGGGCCGCAACTCCGCCCAGTGCCTTGACGAGTATTTCGCCTTCGTCCTTAGCGAAACCACATTTTTCGTAGAAGCCCGTGGCATAGAGGTTGGCGGGGACCCAGACTTCTTCCATCCCGTGTTCCCGCATCCACTCCTCCATGACGGCCACGAGGGAGCGGCCGATACCGCGGCGGCGCCACTCCATATGAGTCCCCATTTCCATGAGGAGCAGCTCGGCCCAAGGCCCGGCATTGCGCCGGCGCTGAATGCAGCAGTGGAGGAATCCCACTAACCCACCGCCGAGCTCGGCCAGCCAAAACAGCGCGGTAGGGTCGCCCAAAAAAGAGCGGGCGGCGTCGTACGTCAACGCCCCTGACGGCGCGACTGAAGGATCCTCGTCGAACAAGTTATCCGTTTCCGCCAAGCGCATCAGCGCGTCGGCGTCGTCGGGGCCGAGCAGCCGGATCCGGACGTCGGCATTCGTCAATGTTTCGATGTCAGCACCTCCCCTGCGGAGAAGTCTATGCCGTGGGTGTCCCCGCAGAGCGGACGGTTCCCAGCATGCCGTTGCTGGCGCCATTGGCCTGCTGGACCAGCCTGGCGTCGCAAAGATCCAGCCAGCGGGCCTCCGCCTCGGCATGGAAGATCAGGGAGTCCAAGACGAGCAGCCTGGCCGTATCTGCCACTTTTTGGTTGGCAGCCAAGTCCTTGCGGTCCTGGGTGTACTCCTGCAGTTCCCGAAGGGAAATCTCACGTTGAGCCTGGATGAGCGCGGGGACGTCTGTGCCCGCCGTCGTGACGGCCAGCGCCAACTTGATGGCCAGTTCGTTCCTCGGCGGAGCCCCCCGATCCACTGCAGTTGAAAACCATCGGCGGATCTCTGCGGTCCCGGCGTCGGTGATGCTGAAAAGCACGTGGCCGCGGCCGTCGTCGCCCTCTTTGCGGACCAAGGCGTCGCGCTCCAACCGGTTCAGCGTGGTGTACACCTGTCCGATGTTCAGCGGCCAGACGGCTCCCGTGCGTTCCTCGAACGCCGCCCGCAGTTGGTAGCCGTAGCGTGGTTGCTCCTGAAGCAATGCCAGGATGCTGTACCGGATGGACATCGCTCTCCTTCGTACTGCCGGTTTGGCGGGAGCCGCTAGAGCAGCAGCAGGATTTTGCCCATGTGCTCGCCGGAATCGAAGTACTCGTGGGCTTCGCGGACCTGCTCCAAGGGGAACGACTTGGCCACGAACGGCTTGATCCGGCCGTCGGCCAGCATCGGCCAGACCGATTCGCGGACGGCGTTCATGATGACACCCTTCTCGGCGACCGGCCGCGGACGCAGCGCTGTGCCGATGATCGCCGCGCGTTTGCTGACCAACTGGCCGAGGTTGAGTTCACCCTTGACGCCACCCTGCAGCCCGATCACCACCAGCCGGCCGTAGTCCGCGAGTGCTTCCACGTTCTGCTGCAGGTATTTGGCACCGACGACGTCGAGAATCACGTCTGCGCCTTTGCCGCCGTTTTGCGCCTTGAGGCTTTCGGCGAAATCTTCTTCCGCATAATTGATGGCAATGTCGGCCCCGAGGAAGGCTTTCGCGGTCCCGACCTTTTCGGCCGTGCCGGCAGTCGCCGCGACCGTGGCACCGTACGCTTTGGCGAGTTGGATGGCCATGGTGCCGATGCCGCCAGTGGC is part of the Arthrobacter ramosus genome and harbors:
- a CDS encoding PadR family transcriptional regulator, giving the protein MSIRYSILALLQEQPRYGYQLRAAFEERTGAVWPLNIGQVYTTLNRLERDALVRKEGDDGRGHVLFSITDAGTAEIRRWFSTAVDRGAPPRNELAIKLALAVTTAGTDVPALIQAQREISLRELQEYTQDRKDLAANQKVADTARLLVLDSLIFHAEAEARWLDLCDARLVQQANGASNGMLGTVRSAGTPTA
- a CDS encoding NAD(P)H-quinone oxidoreductase, producing the protein MKAVYISKPGGPEVLEIRDVPAPVPGPGEVLIDVVAAGLNRADVQQRRGFYPPPPGASEIPGLEVSGRIAAFGPEVSKPFSVGDKVVALLSGGGYAQQVAVPAEQVLRLPDGVDLVTAASLPEVAATVYSNLIMTAQLQAGETVLIHGATGGIGTMAIQLAKAYGATVAATAGTAEKVGTAKAFLGADIAINYAEEDFAESLKAQNGGKGADVILDVVGAKYLQQNVEALADYGRLVVIGLQGGVKGELNLGQLVSKRAAIIGTALRPRPVAEKGVIMNAVRESVWPMLADGRIKPFVAKSFPLEQVREAHEYFDSGEHMGKILLLL
- a CDS encoding GNAT family N-acetyltransferase, yielding MTNADVRIRLLGPDDADALMRLAETDNLFDEDPSVAPSGALTYDAARSFLGDPTALFWLAELGGGLVGFLHCCIQRRRNAGPWAELLLMEMGTHMEWRRRGIGRSLVAVMEEWMREHGMEEVWVPANLYATGFYEKCGFAKDEGEILVKALGGVAARESMNA
- a CDS encoding bacterial proteasome activator family protein, giving the protein MSDQDDTQPSGESFDDIPVEGTTLDAGTAQSTSEAGPQADGKPGVKKGSTLQDLVDEPAKVMRIGTMIRQLLEEVKSAPLDEAARGRLAAIHERSIKELEEGLAPELVEELERISLPFPEHATPSDAELRIAQAQLVGWLEGLFHGIQTAIAAQQAAREHAVAQLQLRQLPPGTMIAPGVVIGENGEPQRAHLPGKEAEPGKQPRVEDPDRHPGQYL
- a CDS encoding aldo/keto reductase yields the protein MTSSPNLTFNDGNSIPQLGYGVWQVEDDVAEKVVRQAFEAGYRHIDTAKIYGNEAGVGRAIASSGLKPEEIFITTKLWNADQGYESTLAAFEESMSRLGLETLDLYLIHWMQPKQDKFVDTWKALIELQKRGRIKSIGVSNFSKEGLQRLIDEAGVVPAIHQIELHPFFNQSELREFATARGILTQAWSPLGQGGELLENATIAEIAAKHGATPAQVVIAWHLAIGNVVIPKSVTESRIQENFAALGVTLDEADIEAINGLDRGAEGRIGPDPAVSDFA
- a CDS encoding adenylyl-sulfate kinase → MESEVLFIGGRSGAGKSSVAFELHAQLTALNVKHCVIEGDTLDLAFPHPWEHHLAERNLAAVWANYRDLGYRRMIYTNTVSVRFTHELAAAMGDEPRIIAVLLTATDETASTYLRGRIQGSDVQEHLDRGNTAARELELLTPDWVHRVPTDNRSVQDIATDLLPLIGWRSKPNS
- a CDS encoding matrixin family metalloprotease; translated protein: MGDSRDGEDNYGQVTGGSTPDPRKVPERIPLWKLEEMLGDRAPSPGAWREAPSAPAPRPKRRVARTISVLIGTAGLLAGFYFLSPFVPGLNGLGGLPGIANPGVIRPQASGGAAAGDLPPGATALQAKDHPPAGIGENPGPLGQHAPLTVTSKSYAFLHSRDDGKPVTYDPCRAIHYVTRPDNAPAAGAELIQEAITSISQATGLTFVNDGETAEAPSADHRSYQKERYGDRWAPVLIAWETHAEQPKFTNPAQGNTVMGLGGSEAVSFGNTGFTYVSGQLELNGPALQRMSEELGTEQVRAVIEHELGHVVGLDHVNDPSQIMNPSETPGVVTFGAGDLTGLSLLGQGKCQPTL